In the genome of Pseudomonas protegens, one region contains:
- the eno gene encoding phosphopyruvate hydratase: MAKIVDIKGREVLDSRGNPTVEADVLLDNGIIGSACAPSGASTGSREALELRDGDKSRYLGKGVLKAVANINGPIRDLLLGKDPIDQKALDHAMIALDGTENKASLGANAILAVSLAAAKAAAQDQDLPLYAHIANLNGTPGVYSMPVPMMNIINGGEHADNNVDIQEFMVQPVGAKSFSEGLRMGTEIFHHLKAVLKARGLNTAVGDEGGFAPNLASNEDALKVISEAVANAGYTLGTDVTLALDCAASEFYEDGKYNLSGEGQVFTAEGFAEYLKGLTQRYPIISIEDGLDESDWAGWKILTDKIGDKVQLVGDDLFVTNTKILKEGIDKKIANSILIKFNQIGTLTETLEAIQMAKAAGYTAVISHRSGETEDSTIADLAVGTSAGQIKTGSLCRSDRVSKYNQLLRIEEQLNGKAKYNGRGEFRG; this comes from the coding sequence ATGGCAAAAATCGTCGACATCAAAGGTCGTGAAGTTCTCGACTCCCGTGGCAACCCCACTGTCGAAGCGGACGTGCTTCTCGACAACGGCATCATCGGCAGTGCTTGCGCGCCGTCCGGTGCCTCCACCGGCTCGCGCGAAGCGCTGGAGCTGCGTGATGGCGACAAGAGCCGTTACCTGGGCAAGGGCGTGCTCAAGGCGGTAGCCAACATCAACGGTCCGATCCGCGACCTGTTGCTGGGTAAAGACCCGATCGACCAGAAGGCGCTGGATCACGCGATGATCGCCCTGGACGGTACCGAGAACAAAGCGTCCCTGGGCGCCAACGCCATCCTCGCCGTGTCCCTGGCCGCGGCCAAGGCTGCCGCCCAGGACCAGGACCTGCCGCTGTACGCCCACATCGCCAACCTCAACGGCACCCCAGGCGTCTACTCGATGCCGGTGCCGATGATGAACATCATCAACGGTGGCGAGCACGCCGATAACAACGTCGACATCCAGGAGTTCATGGTGCAGCCGGTTGGCGCCAAGTCCTTCTCGGAAGGTCTGCGCATGGGCACCGAGATTTTCCATCACCTCAAAGCCGTGCTGAAGGCCCGTGGCCTGAACACTGCTGTGGGCGACGAAGGTGGTTTCGCGCCGAACCTGGCTTCCAACGAAGACGCGCTGAAAGTCATCTCCGAAGCGGTGGCCAACGCCGGTTACACCCTGGGCACCGACGTGACCCTGGCTCTGGACTGCGCCGCCAGCGAATTCTACGAAGACGGTAAGTACAACCTGTCCGGCGAAGGCCAAGTGTTCACCGCCGAAGGTTTCGCCGAGTACCTCAAAGGCCTGACTCAGCGCTACCCGATCATCTCCATCGAAGACGGCCTGGACGAGTCCGACTGGGCGGGCTGGAAGATCCTCACCGACAAGATCGGCGACAAAGTGCAACTGGTCGGTGACGACCTGTTCGTGACCAACACCAAGATCCTGAAAGAAGGCATCGACAAGAAGATCGCCAACTCGATCCTGATCAAGTTCAACCAGATCGGCACCCTGACCGAAACCCTGGAAGCCATTCAGATGGCCAAGGCTGCCGGTTACACCGCGGTGATCTCGCACCGTTCCGGCGAAACCGAAGATTCGACCATCGCCGACCTGGCCGTGGGCACCTCGGCTGGCCAGATCAAGACCGGCTCCCTGTGCCGTTCCGACCGCGTATCCAAGTACAACCAATTGCTGCGTATCGAAGAGCAATTGAACGGCAAGGCCAAGTACAACGGTCGCGGCGAGTTTCGCGGCTAA
- the kdsA gene encoding 3-deoxy-8-phosphooctulonate synthase, which translates to MAQKIIRVGNIEIANDKPMVLFGGMNVLESRDMAMQVCEEYVRVTEKLGIPYVFKASFDKANRSSVTSYRGPGLEEGMRIFEDVKQAFGVPIITDVHEPAQAAVVAEVCDIIQLPAFLSRQTDLVVAMAKTGAVINIKKAQFLAPQEMKHILSKCEEAGNDQLILCERGSSFGYNNLVVDMLGFGIMKQFEYPVFFDVTHALQMPGGRADSAGGRRAQVTDLAKAGMSQSLAGLFLEAHPDPDHAKCDGPCALRLDKLEPFLAQLKALDELVKSFPTVETA; encoded by the coding sequence ATGGCGCAGAAGATCATCCGCGTAGGCAACATCGAGATCGCCAACGACAAGCCTATGGTGCTGTTCGGCGGCATGAACGTGCTGGAAAGCCGCGACATGGCGATGCAGGTCTGTGAAGAGTACGTGCGGGTGACCGAGAAGCTCGGTATCCCCTACGTGTTCAAGGCCAGTTTCGACAAGGCCAATCGTTCGTCGGTGACCTCCTACCGTGGCCCGGGCCTGGAAGAGGGCATGCGGATTTTCGAAGACGTGAAGCAGGCCTTCGGCGTGCCGATCATCACCGACGTCCACGAACCGGCCCAGGCCGCCGTGGTCGCCGAAGTCTGCGACATCATCCAGTTGCCGGCGTTTCTCTCGCGGCAGACCGACCTGGTGGTGGCCATGGCCAAGACCGGCGCGGTGATCAATATCAAGAAGGCCCAGTTCCTCGCGCCCCAGGAAATGAAACACATCCTGAGCAAGTGCGAAGAGGCGGGCAACGATCAGTTGATCCTCTGCGAACGCGGTTCCAGCTTCGGCTACAACAACCTGGTAGTGGACATGCTCGGCTTCGGCATCATGAAGCAGTTCGAATACCCGGTGTTCTTCGACGTCACCCATGCCCTGCAGATGCCGGGCGGTCGCGCAGACTCCGCAGGTGGTCGCCGGGCCCAGGTCACCGACCTGGCCAAGGCTGGCATGAGCCAGTCCCTGGCCGGGCTGTTCCTGGAAGCCCATCCGGATCCCGACCACGCCAAGTGCGACGGCCCTTGCGCCCTGCGTCTGGACAAGCTTGAGCCGTTCCTGGCTCAGCTCAAGGCTCTGGACGAACTGGTCAAGAGTTTTCCGACGGTAGAAACCGCGTAA